One window of Streptomyces sp. NBC_00273 genomic DNA carries:
- the scpB gene encoding SMC-Scp complex subunit ScpB: protein MNGDVSAVAALELKPALEAVLMVVDEPATEAHLAKVLERTPREVGQALRELADEYTAARRGFELRLVAGGWRFYTRAAYAPAVEGFVLDGQQARLTQAALETLAVVAYRQPVSRSRVSAVRGVNCDGVMRTLLQRGLVEEAGTEPETGAILYRTTNYFLERMGLRGLDELPELAPFLPEADAIEAETQEGVPSFDPDAPDTDEDDKTTEL, encoded by the coding sequence TTGAACGGCGACGTGAGCGCGGTGGCGGCGCTGGAGCTGAAGCCGGCCCTGGAGGCCGTGCTCATGGTCGTGGACGAGCCAGCCACCGAGGCGCACCTGGCCAAGGTGCTGGAGCGCACCCCGCGCGAGGTCGGTCAGGCGCTGCGGGAGCTCGCCGACGAGTACACGGCCGCGCGCCGGGGCTTCGAGCTGCGGCTGGTCGCCGGCGGCTGGCGGTTCTACACCCGGGCCGCCTACGCGCCGGCCGTGGAGGGCTTCGTACTGGACGGCCAGCAGGCCCGGCTCACCCAGGCGGCCCTGGAGACCCTGGCGGTCGTCGCGTACCGGCAGCCGGTGAGCCGGTCGCGGGTTTCCGCGGTCCGCGGAGTCAACTGCGACGGGGTCATGCGGACCCTCCTCCAGCGGGGTCTGGTGGAGGAGGCGGGGACGGAACCCGAAACAGGTGCGATCCTGTACAGGACGACGAACTACTTTCTGGAGCGGATGGGCCTGCGCGGCCTGGACGAGCTCCCGGAGCTCGCGCCCTTCCTCCCCGAGGCGGACGCGATCGAAGCCGAGACGCAAGAAGGTGTGCCGTCGTTCGATCCGGACGCACCGGACACCGATGAAGACGACAAGACGACGGAACTTTGA
- a CDS encoding pseudouridine synthase has translation MRSSGNGNGGGNRNSGGGGGGGRGNARGGSSSGGGGYRGSGSGGGSGSGGSRGGSSGGYQGGSRGGSSGGSRGGSSGGYQGGSRGGSSGGSRGGSSGGYQGGSRGGSSGGYQGGSDSRDRDQPAPRIRNPRPEERRYDVGPEGERSGRSGPKAGGGGARGAAARGGAKGGPRTSKTPGIGGAGGPRSGPGSRSGQSRPRELDARIEERVRDRYADKPVVKTPKTFPGAEEEGERLQKVLARAGMGSRRACEELIEQARVEVNGEIVLEQGKRVLPKDEIKVDGLTVATQSYLFFALNKPAGVVSTMEDPDGRQCLGDYVTNRETRLFHVGRLDTETEGIILLTNHGELAHRLTHPKYGVKKTYVAAITGPLPREIGKRLKDGIELEDGYARADHFRVVDQVGKNYLVEVTLHEGRKHIVRRMMAEAGFPVEKLVRTSFGPIELGDQKSGWLRRLTNTEVGMLMREVGL, from the coding sequence ATGCGAAGCAGCGGCAACGGCAACGGTGGCGGCAACAGGAACAGCGGCGGCGGCGGAGGCGGCGGGCGCGGTAACGCCCGCGGCGGCTCCTCCAGTGGCGGCGGTGGCTACCGCGGGAGCGGCTCCGGCGGTGGCAGCGGCTCCGGCGGCTCCCGTGGCGGTAGCTCGGGCGGTTACCAGGGCGGCTCCCGCGGCGGCAGCTCCGGCGGCTCCCGCGGCGGTAGCTCGGGCGGTTACCAGGGCGGTTCGCGCGGCGGCAGCTCCGGCGGCTCCCGCGGTGGCAGCTCGGGCGGTTACCAGGGCGGCTCCCGCGGCGGCAGCTCCGGCGGCTACCAGGGCGGCTCCGACTCGCGCGACCGCGACCAGCCGGCCCCCCGCATCCGCAACCCGCGTCCCGAGGAGCGCCGCTACGACGTCGGCCCCGAGGGCGAGCGCAGCGGACGCAGCGGCCCCAAGGCGGGCGGCGGCGGTGCCCGCGGCGCCGCGGCGCGCGGTGGCGCCAAGGGCGGTCCCCGGACCTCCAAGACCCCCGGCATCGGCGGCGCCGGCGGCCCGCGCAGCGGCCCCGGCAGCCGGAGCGGCCAGTCCCGCCCCCGCGAGCTGGACGCGCGGATCGAGGAGCGCGTGCGCGACCGGTACGCCGACAAGCCCGTGGTCAAGACCCCGAAGACCTTCCCGGGTGCCGAGGAGGAGGGTGAGCGTCTGCAGAAGGTGCTCGCCCGCGCCGGCATGGGTTCGCGCCGCGCCTGCGAGGAGCTCATCGAGCAGGCCCGCGTCGAGGTCAACGGCGAGATCGTGCTGGAGCAGGGCAAGCGCGTCCTGCCGAAGGACGAGATCAAGGTGGACGGCCTGACGGTCGCCACCCAGTCGTACCTGTTCTTCGCTCTGAACAAGCCCGCCGGTGTCGTCTCCACCATGGAGGACCCGGACGGCCGTCAGTGCCTCGGCGACTACGTCACCAACCGCGAGACCCGTCTCTTCCACGTCGGCCGGCTCGACACCGAGACCGAGGGCATCATCCTGCTCACCAACCACGGTGAGCTGGCCCACCGCCTCACGCACCCCAAGTACGGCGTGAAGAAGACGTACGTGGCGGCCATCACCGGCCCGCTGCCGCGCGAGATCGGCAAGCGGCTCAAGGACGGCATCGAGCTGGAGGACGGCTACGCCCGCGCCGACCACTTCCGCGTCGTCGACCAGGTCGGCAAGAACTACCTGGTCGAGGTCACCCTCCACGAGGGCCGCAAGCACATCGTCCGCCGCATGATGGCGGAGGCCGGCTTCCCGGTCGAGAAGCTCGTCCGGACCTCCTTCGGTCCGATCGAGCTGGGCGACCAGAAGTCCGGCTGGCTGCGCCGCCTGACCAACACCGAGGTCGGCATGCTGATGCGCGAGGTCGGCCTCTAG
- the pnuC gene encoding nicotinamide riboside transporter PnuC: MSWTEVLGFATGALCVWLVARQHVANWPIGIANNVFFIVLFAQAGLYADAGLQIVFIALAAYGWWSWTHGGGPGSAEALPVRRTTRTEWAGLAAAGAVGVLALTLLLGRATDSTVPFWDAATTGLSLVATYGQCRKLVESWWLWIAADLVYIPLYAHKGLYLTSALYVGFLALCVVGLLGWRRTLPARETRTAAEATA, encoded by the coding sequence ATGAGCTGGACCGAGGTGCTCGGCTTCGCCACCGGCGCCCTGTGCGTCTGGCTGGTCGCCCGGCAGCACGTGGCCAACTGGCCGATCGGGATCGCCAACAACGTCTTCTTCATCGTGCTCTTCGCCCAGGCCGGCCTCTACGCCGACGCCGGGCTCCAGATCGTCTTCATCGCCCTCGCCGCCTACGGCTGGTGGTCCTGGACCCACGGGGGTGGACCAGGATCCGCCGAGGCCCTGCCGGTGCGCCGCACCACGCGCACCGAATGGGCCGGGCTCGCCGCGGCGGGGGCGGTGGGGGTGCTCGCGCTCACCCTGCTGCTGGGCCGGGCCACCGACTCCACCGTCCCCTTCTGGGACGCAGCTACCACCGGGCTCTCGCTCGTCGCCACGTACGGACAGTGCCGCAAGCTCGTGGAGTCCTGGTGGCTGTGGATCGCCGCCGACCTCGTCTACATCCCGCTCTACGCCCACAAGGGCCTCTACCTGACCTCCGCGCTCTACGTGGGCTTCCTCGCCCTGTGCGTGGTCGGACTCCTCGGCTGGCGGCGCACCCTGCCCGCGCGGGAGACCCGTACGGCGGCGGAGGCGACGGCATGA
- a CDS encoding AAA family ATPase — translation MRRHGHGLVLGKFYPPHAGHHHLVRTAQDQCERLTVLVCAASVESVPLADRVAWMREAHPGAEVVGAVDDIPVDLHDPEIWEAHMAVFRGAVPGRVDAVFTSEEYGSELARRFGAEEVLVDRERTLFPVSGTAVRRDPAGSWEFLGPAVRAALTRRVVVLGAESTGTTTLSRALADHYRRRGGVWAKTGWVAEYGRRYSEEKLAAARAADPAASWADVSFTSQEFPVIARHQDADEEHAARLGSPVLFCDTDSFATGIWHERYMGGRNAEVERIADLTRRDLYLLTDHADVPFEDDGLRDGEHLRPWMTERFRAELERTGRRFLVVRGDRAVRLEAAVRAVDALLAEGWHFTDPLPENR, via the coding sequence ATGAGGCGCCACGGGCACGGCCTGGTCCTCGGCAAGTTCTACCCGCCGCACGCCGGGCACCACCACCTCGTGCGCACCGCCCAGGACCAGTGCGAGCGGCTGACGGTACTGGTGTGCGCGGCCTCGGTGGAGTCGGTCCCGCTCGCCGACCGCGTCGCCTGGATGCGCGAGGCGCACCCCGGGGCCGAGGTCGTCGGCGCGGTGGACGACATCCCGGTCGACCTGCACGACCCGGAGATCTGGGAGGCGCACATGGCCGTCTTCCGCGGCGCGGTGCCCGGGCGGGTGGACGCCGTGTTCACCTCGGAGGAGTACGGGAGCGAGCTCGCCCGGCGGTTCGGCGCCGAGGAGGTCCTGGTGGACCGGGAACGGACGCTGTTCCCGGTGTCCGGTACGGCGGTGCGCAGGGACCCGGCCGGCTCCTGGGAGTTCCTCGGGCCGGCCGTGCGGGCCGCCCTGACCCGACGGGTCGTCGTCCTCGGCGCGGAGTCCACCGGGACCACCACGCTGTCGCGGGCCCTGGCGGACCACTACCGGCGGCGCGGCGGCGTATGGGCCAAGACGGGCTGGGTCGCCGAGTACGGGCGCCGGTACAGCGAGGAGAAGCTGGCGGCGGCCCGCGCCGCCGACCCGGCCGCCTCCTGGGCGGACGTCTCCTTCACCTCGCAGGAGTTCCCGGTCATCGCGCGCCACCAGGACGCGGACGAGGAGCACGCGGCCCGGCTCGGCTCCCCGGTGCTGTTCTGCGACACCGACTCGTTCGCGACCGGGATCTGGCACGAGCGGTACATGGGCGGCCGCAACGCGGAGGTCGAGCGGATCGCGGACCTCACCCGGCGGGACCTGTACCTGCTCACCGACCACGCCGACGTGCCCTTCGAGGACGACGGACTGCGGGACGGGGAGCACCTGCGGCCCTGGATGACCGAGCGGTTCCGGGCGGAACTGGAGCGCACCGGGAGGCGTTTCCTCGTCGTGCGCGGCGACCGGGCGGTCCGGCTGGAGGCGGCCGTCCGGGCCGTGGACGCGCTGCTGGCCGAGGGCTGGCACTTCACCGACCCCCTTCCGGAGAACCGATGA
- a CDS encoding NUDIX hydrolase: MTAGYDPYAFEPFAVTVDLAVFTVRGGALHVLLIRRGQEPYAGAWALPGGFVLPRESAETAARRELAEETGLPDRLVAELHLEQLRTYSEPDRDPRMRVVSVAFTALVPDLPEPAAGGGGDAAHARWTALDEVSELAFDHAVILADARERIGAKLEYTCLATGFCPPEFTLGELQSVYETVWNTSLDRPNFRRKVLATPGFVEAVPGAARLTGGRGKPAALYRPGPATTLHPPLLRPEGSTR; the protein is encoded by the coding sequence ATGACCGCCGGCTATGACCCGTACGCCTTCGAGCCGTTCGCGGTGACCGTCGACCTGGCCGTCTTCACCGTGCGCGGCGGAGCCCTGCACGTCCTGCTGATCCGGCGCGGCCAGGAACCGTACGCCGGTGCCTGGGCGCTGCCGGGCGGGTTCGTCCTGCCGCGGGAGTCCGCCGAGACCGCCGCCCGGCGCGAGCTGGCCGAGGAGACCGGCCTGCCGGACCGGCTCGTGGCCGAACTCCACCTGGAGCAGCTGCGCACGTACAGCGAACCGGACCGCGACCCCCGGATGCGGGTGGTGTCGGTGGCCTTCACCGCCCTCGTCCCGGACCTGCCGGAGCCGGCGGCCGGGGGCGGCGGGGACGCGGCGCACGCCCGCTGGACCGCGTTGGACGAGGTCTCGGAACTGGCCTTCGACCACGCGGTGATCCTGGCGGACGCACGCGAGCGGATCGGCGCCAAGCTGGAGTACACCTGCCTGGCCACCGGCTTCTGCCCGCCCGAGTTCACCCTCGGCGAGCTCCAGTCCGTCTACGAGACCGTCTGGAACACCAGCCTCGACCGTCCCAACTTCCGCCGCAAGGTCCTGGCGACGCCGGGGTTCGTCGAGGCCGTGCCGGGCGCGGCCCGGCTGACCGGCGGCCGCGGCAAACCGGCCGCCCTCTACCGGCCCGGTCCGGCGACCACCCTCCACCCACCCCTGCTGCGACCGGAAGGATCCACCCGATGA
- a CDS encoding ADP-ribosylglycohydrolase family protein, with the protein MTKRAATGAMIGLALGDALGFPTEFNDVPSILAKTGPWREMSLPRPAIVTDDTQMTLALARGMRTAAGRGPVGPLRLTRPVREEFVDWYHSPENNRAPGRTCMTACRLLDAPDRDWRDASQIGSKGCGANMRVVPVGLVPDWTEEERAGAAQLQSALTHGHPTALAASDLTARAVYLLAEGAEVTGLVGRLRSYALENRTRYHERWLGDLWMRTASDASAESFIARGWDECLAVLDRLAAALRSPSPETDPCLATGDGWIAEEALATALHCFLLFPDEPLTALRRAACTRGDSDSIACLAGAFAGAHLGADVWPREWEGRIEYRDELLAFGTLWDA; encoded by the coding sequence ATGACCAAACGAGCCGCGACCGGCGCCATGATCGGCCTGGCCCTGGGCGACGCCCTCGGCTTCCCGACCGAGTTCAACGACGTGCCCTCGATCCTGGCCAAGACGGGCCCCTGGCGCGAGATGAGCCTGCCGCGCCCGGCGATCGTCACGGACGACACCCAGATGACCCTCGCCCTGGCCCGCGGCATGCGCACGGCGGCCGGGCGCGGCCCGGTGGGCCCGCTGCGCCTGACCCGGCCGGTCCGCGAGGAGTTCGTCGACTGGTACCACTCCCCGGAGAACAACCGGGCCCCGGGCCGCACCTGCATGACGGCCTGCCGGCTGCTCGACGCCCCGGACCGGGACTGGCGCGACGCCAGCCAGATCGGCTCCAAGGGCTGCGGCGCCAACATGCGGGTGGTCCCGGTCGGGCTGGTGCCGGACTGGACCGAGGAGGAGCGGGCGGGCGCCGCGCAGCTCCAGTCGGCCCTCACCCACGGGCACCCGACGGCGCTCGCCGCCTCCGACCTGACCGCCCGGGCCGTGTACCTGCTGGCCGAGGGCGCCGAGGTGACCGGGCTCGTCGGGCGGCTGCGCTCGTACGCCCTGGAGAACCGCACCCGCTACCACGAGCGCTGGCTGGGTGACCTGTGGATGCGGACCGCGTCCGACGCCTCTGCGGAGTCCTTCATCGCCCGGGGCTGGGACGAGTGCCTGGCCGTGCTGGACCGGCTCGCGGCCGCCCTGCGGTCCCCCTCCCCGGAGACCGACCCGTGCCTGGCCACGGGCGACGGCTGGATAGCCGAGGAGGCCCTCGCCACCGCCCTGCACTGCTTCCTGCTCTTCCCCGACGAGCCGCTGACCGCGCTGCGCCGGGCCGCCTGTACGCGCGGCGACTCCGATTCCATCGCCTGCCTCGCGGGCGCCTTTGCCGGAGCCCACCTCGGCGCCGACGTATGGCCCCGCGAGTGGGAGGGCCGCATCGAGTACCGGGACGAACTCCTGGCCTTCGGCACCCTCTGGGACGCGTGA
- a CDS encoding nucleotidyltransferase domain-containing protein, with product MLDALSIDLTPVVAEQPDPLLFATVSGAHLYGFPSRDSDIDLRGAHLLPAQDLLGLREPEETRTRMWDRDDVEMDLVTHDLRKFVRLMLNRNGYVLEQLLSPLVVHTTAAHEELIALAPGVLTSHHAHHYRGFAGTQWRLFEKSAELKPLLYAFRALLTGIHLMRSAEVQAHLPTLLAEVPEAPPYLAALVEAKVAAEHGGYEGPPVGGVRADLEALHAVLDAAQAASALPEQPTAYDALDAFVVRRRVLRG from the coding sequence GTGCTGGACGCACTGAGCATCGACCTGACCCCCGTCGTGGCGGAGCAGCCCGACCCGCTGCTCTTCGCCACGGTCTCCGGCGCGCACCTGTACGGCTTCCCGTCCCGGGACTCCGACATCGACCTGCGCGGCGCCCACCTGCTCCCGGCGCAGGACCTGCTGGGCCTGCGCGAGCCGGAGGAGACCCGGACCCGCATGTGGGACCGGGACGACGTGGAGATGGACCTCGTCACGCACGACCTGCGCAAGTTCGTCCGCCTGATGCTGAACCGCAACGGCTACGTCCTGGAGCAGCTGCTCTCCCCGCTCGTGGTCCACACGACGGCGGCGCACGAGGAACTGATCGCGCTGGCCCCGGGCGTGTTGACCTCCCACCACGCCCACCACTACCGGGGGTTCGCGGGCACCCAGTGGCGGCTCTTCGAGAAGTCCGCCGAACTCAAACCGCTGCTCTACGCGTTCCGGGCGCTGCTCACCGGCATCCACCTCATGCGGTCGGCCGAGGTGCAGGCGCACCTGCCGACCCTGCTGGCCGAGGTGCCGGAAGCGCCCCCGTACCTCGCCGCCCTCGTCGAGGCCAAGGTGGCCGCCGAACACGGGGGCTACGAGGGCCCGCCCGTCGGCGGCGTGCGCGCGGACCTCGAGGCGCTGCACGCCGTGCTCGACGCGGCTCAGGCCGCTTCCGCGCTGCCCGAGCAACCGACGGCGTACGACGCGCTCGACGCGTTCGTCGTACGGCGGCGCGTGCTACGCGGCTGA
- a CDS encoding nucleotidyltransferase domain-containing protein — MDDLTLVRDHTVYRCVMGSRAFGLATEASDTDLRGVYLAPTPLFWRFEKPPTHVEGPRDEEFSWELERFCELALRANPNILECLHSPLVHEVTPVGEELLSLRGAFLSRRAHTSFSRYAASQRGKLLADVRVHGAPRWKHAMHLLRLLLSCRDLLRTGRLTIDAGPHRDRLLAVRRGELTWEEVDAWMARLQEETERALDSTVLPAEPDHARVQDFLVRTRRASAA, encoded by the coding sequence ATGGACGATCTGACGCTGGTACGGGACCACACCGTCTACCGGTGCGTGATGGGCTCCCGGGCGTTCGGACTGGCGACGGAGGCGAGCGACACCGACCTGCGCGGTGTCTACCTCGCCCCGACGCCGCTGTTCTGGCGGTTCGAGAAGCCCCCCACCCACGTGGAGGGCCCGCGGGACGAGGAGTTCTCCTGGGAGCTGGAGCGCTTCTGCGAACTGGCCCTGCGGGCCAACCCGAACATCCTGGAGTGCTTGCACTCCCCCCTGGTGCACGAGGTCACCCCGGTCGGCGAGGAACTCCTCTCCCTCCGCGGGGCCTTCCTCTCCCGCCGGGCCCACACCAGCTTCAGCCGGTACGCGGCCTCCCAGCGCGGCAAGCTCCTCGCCGACGTCCGGGTCCACGGCGCACCGCGCTGGAAGCACGCCATGCACCTGCTGCGCCTCCTGCTGTCCTGCCGTGACCTGCTGCGCACCGGACGGCTGACCATCGACGCCGGCCCGCACCGCGACCGCCTGCTCGCGGTCCGCCGCGGCGAGCTGACCTGGGAGGAGGTCGACGCCTGGATGGCCCGCCTCCAGGAGGAGACGGAGCGCGCCCTGGACTCGACCGTGCTGCCGGCGGAGCCGGACCACGCCCGGGTGCAGGACTTCCTGGTCCGCACCCGCCGCGCGTCAGCCGCGTAG